The Mobula birostris isolate sMobBir1 chromosome 1, sMobBir1.hap1, whole genome shotgun sequence genome contains a region encoding:
- the oip5 gene encoding protein Mis18-beta, with protein MSGAGSALMAVGGEASAMDKEMGFLKVKDCVIFQCKKCHTVLGDSLQCCGSNATLNMLMCLRVTENVHLDPTILVGYEGPLAECLYKSLYCSFCSVNVGVVPISTTDLYSHLRGLYCLDKEMLHCYMLQSDSFMEASALKLGPQSLTPYIGELKRQIVETHYRLMAAMKMLDEVVGEESGLGSSTFVLKHEDKPEMNCWV; from the exons ATGGATAAAGAGATGGGATTCCTGAAGGTGAAAGACTGTGTGATATTCCAATGCAAGAAGTGCCACACTGTGTTAGGAGATTCTTTGCAGTGCTGTGGTTCGAACGCAACACTCAACATGCTGATGTGTTTAA GGGTGACAGAGAATGTGCACCTGGATCCTACTATATTAGTAGGGTATGAAGGGCCTCTGGCAGAATG TCTTTACAAGTCCCTGTACTGCAGTTTCTGTAGCGTCAACGTGGGTGTTGTACCTATCTCTACAACAGATCTGTACTCTCACCTGCGTGGACTGTACTGTTTGGACAAGGAAATGTTGCACTG CTACATGTTGCAGAGCGATTCTTTCATGGAAGCCTCAGCCCTGAAACTTGGACCACAGAGCTTAACCCCATACATAGGAGAG TTGAAAAGGCAGATTGTCGAGACACACTATCGTCTGATGGCTGCAATGAAGATGCTGGATGAGGTGGTTGGGGAGGAGAGTGGGCTCGGGTCTAGCACCTTTGTCTTGAAACACGAGGATAAACCAGAGATGAACTGTTGGGTTTAG